From the Drosophila simulans strain w501 chromosome 2L, Prin_Dsim_3.1, whole genome shotgun sequence genome, the window AACCGCGCTCCAATGCACCTCTTTGCACATTGTGCCGGCAGTTGGTCAGCATGGGCAAAATGTCCTGGCCCTGGATGAAGCACATGCAGCGAGGATAGACGATGTAGAGCAGGGAATCTGCCTCAGAATGTCGCGGAGCGGACTGCAGCTTGACTCCAATGACTGGATCCTCttggcagctggaaaaatatAGTTGGTTAATGGCGCAGATACATTTAATTCCACAACTAACCATTGCGAGAATAGTTTTACACCCGTGTCCGTGTAGAAGGTTACCATGCCACAGCACAGGCCAACTGCCACGCAGGTCCATTCGATGGCTCCATCGGTGCTTTTGTTCTGAGTCATCGGCAAGCAGGTGAGGCTAGTCACGATTTGGTTGCGATCCTCCAGCTCGCCGCACCAGCCAAGAACGTAGGTGTTGGCATTGCCATGGCTGTTCCAGCAGGTGCTGAGGAATGCCAACTTTTCACCCTGCGCCATGGCAATCAGTTCACCAGTGGGTGAAATGGCATGGTTTATCGCGTTTAACCAGTTGTCATCTGTACGGATCAAATTAGTTATGAATACGTGCTGCAGAGGCTTGTGGCAAAGGTTACCATGTCCGAGTCCAAAGTATTCCTGGACCTTCCTAAAATCACGGATTTCTCCGCAGTGTTTTACTTCGCAAGCCAtcgccttttgttttcatcACACAGCTGATTTGCAGTGGAGTTGACAGTGCACGTAAATTTAGCTATAGCCAGATTTGCTAACAATCGATTATGTTCGTTATCGCTATCGATTTCAATGCAACAGGTAACTCCAATAATAACGAACTAAAGAAATTcattaaagtaattttaagttgttttctttgtttaacgtaatttttaaacattataAGCTGAAATTCATCTCTTAAATGGGAAACTccgcatttattttgtaactCCAATCCAAGCTAAAAATCTCTAtagctttattttaatacatacTCCAATAGTAAGTTTATTGTACTGCAACATATTGTAGCTCGATCTAAgatctaatatatatatatagaaggTAAACTAAATCAAATCCGACTCCACGCCGCTGTCGATAAAGTCCTTGAGCATCAGGCCACAATGATCGGGCAGGAGTCGCGTCCAGTTGTTGATGTGGAGCAGGCAGCTCGGGATGGTTACCTCCATGAGGTCGGTGCGATGGGCCTCCACTATCCTTCTGGCCACCTGTTTGGGATCGAGCAGGCCCAGGATCGATGGGAACTTCACCTTGGGATGCTTGCAGAGGCCAGTGTTGGTCATATAGGGAAagatggtggtggtgcgaaTCTGTAATTGGATTCACACATGGATCACATAATTTAGACCATTCACATGGTTATTCTACCAGATCCCTGAAGGGTCCCTCTCGTAATTCGGCATGCAGTGCCTCCATCAGACCGCGAACTGCGAATTTGGTGGCACAATAGGGCACCAGGTTGGAGATGCCCACCAAGCCGGCAATGGAGGACATGCAAATGATGTGGCCACGACCCTTCTCCTGCATGTGCGGCAAGAAGGCCTGGATGGTCCAGAACTGCGAGAACACGTTCACGTCGAAGACCCGTTGGATTTCCTCGGCCGATTGCTGCAGAATGGGATGCGTTGGCATTATGCCCACATTATTAACCAGCACCGATATGCATCCCACATCCGACTTGATCCGATCCGCCAGTGCCATAACCTCATCGCGCTTGGAAACATCGCAGCTGCCATGTTGAACataatgttattatttatttaatcatttaGTAAGTATACTTAATACCTGTAGCTGTACACCTCGCCGAGATTGAGCCGTTTGGCCTTCTCCACCGTCTGCAGATTATTTTTGCCATCGATGTCCACACAAACCACTGTGCTACCCAGTGAAGCATAGTGAAGGGCCAACTCCCGACCAATTCCATGCCCAGTTCCGGTTATCTGCGGATGTACAAGTTGATATTAACTTATTAAGTTATGCTTGCACATGTAATGTTCTTACCAAAACTATCTCCCCGCTGACATCCTTCTGCTTTTTGGGCAGCACAATCTGCACCAGTGTCACAAACAGCTCCAGCAGGATTCGCACATAGAGCTCGAAGAATTGCAGGACATCCTTGAGGACGTCGAAGATGCGCTTCGAGGCAGGTGTTGTGCTgcaatatagaatatatatagtgCACAGATCGATGGGAAATTCGCAACAGCTAGAAGCGTTTGCCGGCCACTCCGAGTTggcaaatattgaaacaaaGTCGAGTCTCGGCAAACCCccaaatgatttaatttatctATTTGTATGCGCCCGCTGCATGTGCAATGTTCAAGCGCTCGGCTCGGACTTTGCCAAGACCCCATAATATAGTACAACATAAGATAGTGGAGAACGCTGGTGGGGCTCAAGCCGCCTCGAAGTATTGACACTGGGTCTTGGCCCCCTTTTTTCGGGTACTCCCGCTGAGGGCCAAGAGAATCATAGAGAATCAAGGCTGCCTGTGTTGGAAAATAGCGTTTATATTGATAGATTTAACCAGACCTACTAAAGAAATGAAATAGTAAATAGTTTGTATGAATAGATACTATTAActaataattatgaaattcaACATATAAACTATTTTGCTTTAACTGCATCAACTGATTGTGGCATTTCATCCGTGCCATATGTGTGGACAAACCACCGATAAGGATTAACACTTACTGGATAATTTCTCGTTCTATCATGGTGAGGGTTTCTTATCGGGTATATGATGGGTTGGGTTCCCTGGCTTCCCAAATCCGGTGCCCTTTGACAGCTCAATCGGGCAGAACCAAGTGCGGTGCGATGCAATGGCTATAATGAAAGATAATGGTCTTGAGTCACGGATCgtttgactgactgactggacTGGACTGAGTTTTGGACGAGCTCTTCCGCATTTGCGGATTTCCTTTTCACAACTTTTGGCTTTTGAGTTTGGCGAGGaggagttgttgttgttggttttctttatttaagTTTCTTCATCGGCTTTACAACCGGCTGGCCAAGAGCGAGCGGCGTGGGCGAGCGAGGAGGTGCTGGAGCCACCGGCGACAGTGCAACATTTCCACTTTCGTTTTCGATTCGCCTGCcactaaatggaaaattacgTGCACTCCAAtgtggcacacaaaaaaaagagacaaatgcacatgaaaaaaaaacggaatgCAGGAGCGTAGGAAAGGGGGCCTATATCCATAttgataattaaatatatttagatttaggcatatatttttaacaattttctttattcgagtatttaaagaaattttacTAGATTTATGTAGAATttctcaattaaattaaagaccCCCATTTGAAATTTCTCCGTACTCCACTGTCCCGATGAAAGGGGTCCCAAAAAGTGCAAGTGActcttttttctcttttggCCGTTCTCTTCGCTTTGGCCAGTTGCACATTCGggctcttttattttcttggcaAGAGGCAGACACATGGCCTGCTGCAATGGGGAAGCCAGATGTTTGTTGCAACAATCGTAAGCTATAACCATAAAATGCAACGAGGGTGGTAACAATACTTTTTCCTGCGTTTCACGTTGTCTAATCACAAGTTACGTAAACATTTCACTATTAcgcttaaattaatttatggcaTTAATTTTGGTTAGCAGActtttgaatacatttttgcaaaGGTGTATAATAATGATTAGTTAAATCgtaattatttacttttaccAGAGTTTTTGTAGCTCAAGAATGATAATTATAGATGCTGATAGTTATGACATTATAAATGTTTAGCTCTTAATGAATTTGAGACTAGCAAATCAATCATTGTTTCCAGTGAATAGGTGTGTGCATTTAGTTAATGGTTGATAGAATCGATTGGTTTGCTGTTTAATATCCTGTAATAAAAAACTAGTTTTCAGTTTTGGGGCATTTTAATCTAATTTCAAGCCACTTTCACAAATCACACACTATACactatacatatttaaatgctttcaaCTCAAATACGATAATGCgcttttaaatgaataatatGCTTTATTTACACAATATGATTACTCCCAATGGATCGTTATCTTTGCTTTTGGAGAAGTTTCGAAACCAAAGTCGACCGATAAGTCTGGCTGCTCGGCGCCAAATGATTCCAGTTACGGGTCTTCCACAGCAATGAAGCCTACGCAGCCAAGTCGGGAATATTGAAAGCTCCAAGAGAGGCTTAAGAGAGCGGAACGACTGGAAGAGCGCTGGAACGCGATCCTTGAAGCCACAGCCatttaaaactgaaaaattaTGCTTACTTTGTTTCCCTTTCCATTacagaaataagaaaaaacaacTTAAGCGACCTTCATTGCGGTCCAgacgaaaacaaaagaccGGGAAGCAAAAACGTGGCTTAAACCAACTTGGCTAAGCATGATTTACAGTTTTCAGGCTctgtttttgcttatttttaagATGAGTAAGCTTAAGTCCGCTgacaagttcaagttcaacgatcataaaaagtgaaaagagAGCAGGGAAGTGTATAATGCGTATATCCAATTTGTGCATTGTTGATAATCAATATAAACTTATGTATGTGTTATATATGCATTTTCGAATCGAAAATCACTTTTACTCGAATGCATTTTATTATGTGCTTTTATTCCCCTTCGTTGTTATACCCATTAATCGTGCGGAAAACgggtatatttatattaaaacatGAGAAAAAATACGTAAAGAATATATGTTCAATAAAAGTATTTCAAGTTCGGGAActcgaaaatgtttatttttttgttttattatcaGTTTGTTGGAAGGTCATTTAAGGGCTATCCCCGCATTTGCCCCGTTCAATTTCATGCGATCGACGACCCGTTCACATAATTGGTGTCAATTTCGAGTGCAATAAACATCCAAACAAGCAGTAGTAGCCATGATAACATAAGAAATATTGAAGAGAGATTCGCCTATCTAATACCCATTATTTCGATAACATACTTTGAATACGTCGCTTGTTAAATAATACATAGTCCGCTTAATGGAAATTAACTCATTTGTGTACATTTGAGTATGCTACGAGTATGCacactttgcatttttatattttccaaccatttttaaattgagATAATTTTCCACAAGAATTCTCACATTTTCGATGATGAATATGatattttagttaattataatttagcCTAGTATACCCGTTGTATTAGAAGTAAGGGGTATAAATGCAACAGTAACGTGATTTGTACTTTGCAGACTGTTAGTTAACATTGTAAGTTTTGTGTGCATGGAAAAgtaaa encodes:
- the LOC6732054 gene encoding short-chain dehydrogenase/reductase family 16C member 6, with protein sequence MIEREIIHTTPASKRIFDVLKDVLQFFELYVRILLELFVTLVQIVLPKKQKDVSGEIVLITGTGHGIGRELALHYASLGSTVVCVDIDGKNNLQTVEKAKRLNLGEVYSYSCDVSKRDEVMALADRIKSDVGCISVLVNNVGIMPTHPILQQSAEEIQRVFDVNVFSQFWTIQAFLPHMQEKGRGHIICMSSIAGLVGISNLVPYCATKFAVRGLMEALHAELREGPFRDLIRTTTIFPYMTNTGLCKHPKVKFPSILGLLDPKQVARRIVEAHRTDLMEVTIPSCLLHINNWTRLLPDHCGLMLKDFIDSGVESDLI